The nucleotide window GCCGCCAGGGTGACCACGGCAAAGGCCTCGTTGATCTCGAACAGGTCGACGTCGGCCAGGTTCCAGCCGGTGCGTTTCATCAGCTTGTCGATGGCGCCGATCGGCGCGGTCGGGAACAGCGCCGGGGTGTCGGCGAAGGCCGCGTGGCCATGGATGACTGCCAGTGCTTCAAGGCCGCGCTTTTCGGCTTCGGAGCGACGCATCAGTACCAGCGCCGCAGCGCCGTCGGAAATTGAGCTGGAGTTGGCTGCGGTCACCGTGCCACCTTCACGGAAGGCGGGCTTGAGCTGCGGGATCTTGTCCAGGCGCGCCTTGGGCGGCTGCTCGTCATCTTTGATGACGCGCTTTTCCTTGCCCTCGGTGACTTCCACCGGCACGATCTCGGCGGCAAAACGGCCGCTGCTGATCGCGTCCTGGGCACGGGTAAGCGAGGTGATAGCGAACTGGTCCTGGGCTTCGCGACTAAACGCATTGGCCTGGGCGCAGTCTTCGGCGAAGGTGCCCATCAGGCGGCCTTTGTCATAGGCGTCTTCCAGGCCGTCCATGAACATGTGGTCGATGATCTTGCCGTGGCCCATGCGATACCCGCCACGGGCCTTGTCCAGCAAGTACGGGGCGTTGGTCATGCTTTCCATGCCCCCCGCCACCACCACGTCTGCGGTGCCGGCCAGCAGCAGGTCATGGGCCATGATCGCGGCCTGCATGCCCGAGCCGCACATCTTGTTCAGGGTGGTGCAGGTGGTGTGCTTGTCCAGCCCAGCCCCCAGTGCGGCCTGGCGTGCTGGCGCCTGGCCCAGCCCGGCCGGCAGCACACAGCCGAACAGCACTTGCTCGACACTGGCAGCATCGATGCCGGCACGTTCCACGGCACCACGAATGGCCGCACTGCCCAGTTGTGGTGCGGTCAGGCTTTTCAGGTCGCCTTGCAGGCCGCCCATGGGCGTGCGCACGGCGCTGACGATAACAATCGGATCATTGGCGAGGGTCATGTTCGCTCTCCTTACTTGGCAGCCATGCGCAGTGCACCGTCGAGGCGGATCACCTCGCCGTTGAGCATGCTGTTCTCGATGATGTGACGGGCCAGCGCAGCGTATTCCTGCGGGCGCCCCAGGCGTGGCGGGAACGGCACGCCGGCAGCCAGCGAAGCACGCACTTCCTCGGTCATGCCAGCCATCATCGGCGTTTCGAAGATGCCCGGGGCGATGGTCATCACGCGGATGCCGAAGCGTGCCAGTTCGCGCGCGGCCGGCAAGGTAAGGCTGGCAATCGCGCCCTTGGAGGCAGCATAGGCGGCCTGGCCGATCTGGCCGTCATAGGCAGCGATGGAGGCGGTGTTGATGATCACGCCACGCTCGCCGGCCTCATCGGCAGCCCCTTCAGCCATGGCTGCAGCGGCCAGGCGCAGCAAATTGAAGCTGCCGACCAGGTTGACGTTGATAACCTTGGCGAAGCTGGCCAGGCCATGCGGACCTTGCTTGCCCAGCACTTTCTCGGCACCAACGATGCCGGCGCAATTGACCAGCCCTTGCAAGCTGCCAAAGGCGCTGACGGCTGCATCGACGGCCGCCTGGGCAGCCTGCTCGTCGCTGATGTCAGCCACGGCGAAGCGGGCGTTGTCACCCAGCTCACGGGCCTTGGCCTCGACGGCCTGGGCATTGAGGTCGACCAGCATGACCTTGGCGCCGGCCTCGACCAGCATCTGCGCAGTGGCAGCACCCAGCCCGGAGGCGGCGCCGCTGACGATGAAGTGTTTATTGGCTATGTGCATGATCGGTTTCCTTTCAGACGCTGGCAGGGGTGGCCTGTTGCGCTTGTTGTTTGGCGACTTCCTGATTGCGCAGGATGAAGCGTTGCAGCTTGCCGCTCGGGGTCTTGGGCAGCTCGCTGACGAATTCGATTTCCCTGGGGTAGGCATGCGCGTAGAGGCGCTGGCGCACGTGCTGGCGCAAGGTTTCTTCCAGCTCGACGCTGCCCACATGGCCGTTGGCCAAAACCACGAAGGCCTTGATCAGCTCAGTACGCTCGGGGTCCGGCTTGCCAATCACCGCTGCCTCGATCACCGCCGGGTGCTCGATCAATGCACTTTCCACATCGAACGGGCCGACTCGGTAACCGGAGGTAGTGATAACGTCGTCGCTGCGGCCAACGAAACTGATGCTGCCGTCCTGGTTCAGCTCCACCGTGTCGCCGCTGAGGTAGTACTTGCCGACGAAGGCCTTGGTTGCCTGGCCGTGGTAGCCGGCGAACCAGCACAATGGCGACTGCTCGCGGTCAACCGCGAGGATGCCCGGCTGGCCAGCTGGCAGTTCGTTACCTTGGGCATCCAGCACCACGATGCGATGCCCGGGGATGGCGAAGCCGGCCGAGCCCAGGTGCACCGGATGCAACAAACCATGATGATTGCACAGCACCATGCCCAACTCGGTCTGGCCGTAGTGGTCGTGAATGGTCACGTCCAGTTCCTCGGCGAACCAGCGGATCACCTCCGGGTTGAGGGGTTCTCCGGCGCTGCTGACCACACGCAGCCGGCCTTTGACCGGTGCCGAAAATGCCTTGCCCGCGGCAATCAACAAACGATACGCCGTGGGCGAGCCAGCCAGGTTTGTGATACCCAGCTTGTCGATTACCTGGGCACAGCTTTCAACGCTGAACGGGCCATCGTAGAAGGTGGTGGCATGGCCCAGCGACAATGGGCCGGTGACGGCGTAATACAGGCCGTAGGCCCAGCCCGGGTCGGCCAGGTTCCAAAAGTTGTCCTCGGGGCGCAGGTCGATGGCATCCCGCATGTAACCCTGGAACGCGACAATGGCACGCAATGGCACTTCCAGGGGTTTCGCCGGGCCGGTGGTGCCAGAGGTGAACATCAGCAGAAACGGGTCGTTGCCCGTGCGCATGACCGGTTCACATACCGGCGAGGCAGCATCCAGGCATTGCTGAAAATCCAGCTCGCCACTGCGGGCCCTGACCGTGATGATCGATGGGCAGGCCTGCACCTCGTCCAGCTTGGCACGGTTGTGGCTGTCGGTGACGATAGCGCGGGCGTGGGACTGTTCAAGGCGGTGTTCGATGGCCTTGGGGCCGAACGCGGTGAACAGCGGCTGGTACACCGCACCGAGACGCCAGGTGGCGAGAATGGTCACCAGCAACTCGGGAGTACGCGGCATCAGGCCCGCCACCCGGTCCCCTGCACCCACGCCCTGCGCTTTGAGCACATTGGCAAAGCGGGCCGCCTGTGCCTTGAGCTGATCAAAACTGTAGCGTGCGCTGGTGCCGTCGCGGTCTTCGTGGATCAGCGCCAGCTTGCCGTCACCGGCATGGCGGTCACAGCATTCGACACAGGCATTGAGGGCTTCGAGGTGGCCATGCAGCGCCGCGCTAGCGGCCTGGGCAGGGTCGAACGCTCGAGCGGCCTCGGCGTAATCACGCATCGTCGGACTCCTGGTTTATTGTTTTTGGAGTTGAACCATAAGTCCGATGATGTTCGCGCCGCTCAACCGCGGCGGCAATGGCCAAAGTTGTCAATCTGGATGACCGGTTTGGCCGCTGCCGACCTCAGGCCTGGCCGCGCTCCTTGCCATATAACAGTTGGTGAGTCAGTTGCACCAACAGGGCTCGCTCGTCCTGGTCGCGTTCGATGACCAGGTCGTCAAGGCGCTGGGTGACTTCAGCGGGGGCAAGTTCAGCACGTTGCTGCTCTATAAGCTGTACGCGGTCCCGATAGACACGCTCCAGGTTGGTGAAGTACTCGCTGCTCCGTTCGCACAGGTAACGCTGCCAGAACTCGCGCTGTGCAAGACTGCGCGAGAGGTTGAGCAATGTTTCAGCATCCTTGACTCGACGCAACGCCTGCGCAATCGCTGCATCGCTAACCCCCGCCGTTTCGCTGGCATCCATGGTCTGCGGCTGGAAGGGCAACTGCAGTACCTCGTGCAGCTTGACTCGGAAATACAGGTTGATCGTGTCGATGGTATCGTCGTCAACAAACTGCCCCTGGGCTGCGCGTCGGGCTGTTTCGGCAGTGGCACGTCGTTCGACTTGCTCCAGGCGGAACAACCCCCGCCCAAGATTGAGCAACTGATTACCGCGATCAGGTGAGGTGTTGTTTTCAGCCTGGGCAATCGCTGCCCGCTTTAGCAAATCGCTGAAGCGGCGAACGACGCGGTTGATCGAGCCGAACGGGGGGCGCAACTCGGCGAACACTTCCAAACGCAAAGCCGTATTGCTGCACAAGGCATCCAACAGCGTCCACAGGTTGCCCCGCAGGTACTCGCTGGCGTTGACATAGTCGGTAGTGCGTTCCAACTGCTCAACCAGCGCAAACAAACCGACGCTGTCAGGCATGCCTGCCAATTCATCCCACTGCCGCCCTCGCGCCTCCAAAGTGCTGGCCTCGCTACCCTCCACCCACAGCGAACGTGCCCGTTGCAGCCCTTTCAACGACGGCGCAGGCATCACACCCTCTTCCAGAATGACATCGAAGGCATACAGGCGCTGCACGTCATACGTGCTCAGGGGGTTGCGCACCACCACGAACATGTGCCGAAAGTACTGCGGCATCCTCAGGACAACTTCCGGTATTACCTTCAGGTGATTACCACTCAGGTTCACTTTTTCAAGCGAGCTGCAAAGTTCGAGGCCACTCGGCCAGACGCCCAGGCGGCAATGCTGCAAATCCAGCTCACGCAAATGAGACAGCTGGTTGTAGGGCACAGGATATTGCCCCAATGGGTTGTAACTCAGGTCTACCGCTTCCAGTCGTGGGAGGCGGTTGATTGCGCTGATGGAGCTGATGTTCAAGTGAATGTTGTTACGAGCCAGGCGTAAGGTGCGCAGTTCGATAAGGTAGGCGATACCGATCGGTACTGCAGATAGCTGGTTACCGACGAGGTTCAACTCGGTCAGGGCCGTAAGGCCGTGGAGGAAGTCCACCGGTACAACGGTGACCGCGGTGTCGTTGACCACTAATGAAACGAGGCGAGGGAAGTCCACCGACAACGGCAATGACGGGAGTGTCGTGATGCTTGGCCCCTCCAGCCTGAGGCGCTGGCCAATGGTGTTTCCTTCGCTGTCGTAAACTTGTTCGCCCTGGAAACGCCAAGCCCTGCGAATGCTGTCAGCGACAACCTTTCGGCACGTTTGGCGGGCCTCGTTCAATTCGCTGCCATACCATTGGTTGAGTGCCCGATCCAATCGGTTGTAGCTATCCTCCAGATCAAGCAGGTGCTGGAATGCCTGATCACCGAAACCTTGCAGCCGTATGGCCTCTTGCTCGAGTTCGACGTCACCGAGCCCTCGATACAGTACTCCCAGGCGGGCGCGCAACAGCTGCTGCAGGCCGGTACCGGCTTCGCCGCGGCCGCTCAGCAGATAGCCGACCCTGCCATTGGTCAAACGCTGGCCCGGGTTGAACCACGGGGCTTGCTCACGCCATCCGAGCAGGTGCAGGCGGGCGGTGCGCGTGTCGGGCACCAAGGCCTGGAGCTTGGCACGCAATAGCGCGGCAGGCTGCTCAGCGGGCAACCCCATTCGGCCAAGCTGTTCGGGCGTCAGCAAAGCGGCAAGGGCCTGAAAGATCGTGCCTGGTTCGGCGACTTCCGCGGAATGTTCATAGCCCTGCCCATCGAACAAGCGAAAACGTCCGTGGACATGGACCATTGACACGGTTTCACCCTCGGTCGACATGGCCGACAACCGGGTCAGCAAACGACCGTAGGGCGAGCCGTCGCGTAACTCCACCCCGAGCTGCGAAGGCCAGTTGGGCAGCCTCGACAGCAGGTTGATCACCAGTTCCCCGGCCTCGTCTGTGTAATCACTGCTTAGAAACACGCCCTGCACTGCCCGGTCCAGCCGCGCCACCTGCGACAAGAAGCGCGCCTTGGTCGCCATCTTCACAGACAGCCTGCCGAGCCTGGACAGCTTGGCCTGGGCGTTATCGGCTTCGGCCACGACCTCCGCGACATAGGCGTCAGGCAAGTGGGGGAAATCACGCTTTACCAACCTGGCTACGGGGTCATCCGGCAGCCTGACCCGGGTCAGATGCTGCAGCAGAGGCCCCTCCAGCTGGGGTTGCTGCTGCAGTAAAGCGGCTTTGAGGGCGGCCGGATCCAGGTCCGTCATTCCAGGCCGGGCCAGGCACCACGCCTGGATCTCGGCATCCCCCCCCACCACCGATGCATCGCCAAGCGATGTGAAAAACGCCTCGATACGGGTGTTGGCATCAAAACGCCGCAAGGTCTCGCGCAGGGTAACCGGCAGCGGGCGGTTCTCAATTATCAGGCCGCGGAGTATGTCCTTGTTCATGCCCGCCATGTGTACGATCTGCTGTGCATGTTCGGTGCTCAGCAGTGCCTGGAACGGCCACAACGTATCGAGCATGCGGGCGCTGTCATCCCAGGTCTGCGGGCGAGCCGACCGCACATGCCAACTGCGCTCGCCATTGAACTCCACGACCGGTCCAAAGGTTTCATCACCGCGTGGATGACGCAGCCGCCACGGCCCCTGCACCTGCGGGCGATGAACCTCATGGTAGCGATCACCACTGCGCATCCAGCGGCGTGTACCGCTGCCATACAAGCCATCATCAGCCAGGGTGCGTTCATCGGGCGTCGACTCGTAGACCGTGAGGTCGCTGGACCATAACCTTTGCTGACCATTGTCCAGCCTCACTGGCTCAAGGCCATCGACGAAGCGGCTGCGCACGAAGTGGCCGGTAGCGCCGATCACCGCACCCGTCACCGCAACCTGGGCCAGGGTCTCAGCCACACCAAGCAGGTGCTCCAGCGCTTCATGCTGGTGGCCGTACGCCCAGTCCGTCACACCCTCGTAGACCCCGGAAACGGTTTGTACCAGCATCCGCCCCAGCAACAACTCACCCACCACGGGGACAAACATGCCGGCCAGATTGGCCACGTCCCAGCCCAGCGACTTCCAGCTTGCCTGGCGCTGTTTGGCCGCCCGCGCATCAGCTTGTGCCAGCGGCACCAATAGCAGGCTGGCGTCGCTTTTTATCCGTTTTACTTGCTGCTCGACCAGCCGTACGGACACGTCCCCCTGGCCAGTCGTGCCATCCATCTGCAGGTCAGGCTCTGGGTCTTTGAGACGTGTCTGAAGCAGTTGCACGAAGTCCTGACGGTCCTCAAGCGCAATCAACTGGATAAAGTAATCCTGATATTCAGGTGCATTCAGCCGCTTGACCATGGCCTGATGCATCTGCCCCAGCGTGAGGAAGTGATGCAAGGCCTGCGACGGGTCGCTGGGAAGATAGAGGACCCAGCCACTTGCCTCGCCAGCTGCGTCACGCAACGCGATCACCAGGGCATCTGCCACAGGCTTGCCGAGCATGGTCAACAACCCTGGGTAACCTTGCAGGTGCAGGCCCTCACTGTGCTTGGCATCCGCCACCTCGGCCAGCGCCTCACACACCTGCTCGTTCAGTTCACCCTGGATCACTGCCAGCTCAGCAGCCAGCCGGAGCCCCGCACGCTTTTCCGCGACAAGCAGCTTGCACGTTTGAGCGTTGAAGGTTTGATCAATCAGGGTTTGATACAACCTGCCAGTGTCCAGATCCCTGCACGCTTTCACAAAGGCATCGTCGGCGCGATAGAGCACCTTGCGCCCGCCGTTGACGACAAACTCACCGCGTAGCGGCGTGGCGCCGCTGGGAAAGTTCTGCATGAGACGCAGCAGCGCGGATTGGCGCACCTCGATAGTCCCCAGGGAAAAACCGAGAAAGCCGTCGCTAACCACCCCGCCCTCGGGTTCAAGCCATTCAAGCTCGTTCAGTTTGCTGCCCGCGGGGAGCCGGCCCTCGAGCAACGTGCCAAGCTTGTCCAGGGCGAAGGTTTGCAGCGGGACAAGCCCCCGAGTGGCTGCGCGTACGCTGTCCTGCCCGGCCTTGTGGTCCTTGAACAGGTTGCGCAGGCGTTTGATTTGTTGCGGGGTCGCTGCACGTAACCATTCGGGCAGCAGCTTGCCGATGAAGGCATCGGTCGCGCTGGCGCGCGTTGGGGTCTGGGCAGTAGGGATTTCGGTGGGGTTGGCCATGATTGGGGGCGATCTTTGTTGACATGGGGAACACCCACTCTGTCAGCTGATACGCGCCGTCATCAGGGGGAACCTCAGCCACCGGCCCCAGGGTCTGCATGAAACGCCTCGAGAGGAAGGGCAGGCGAGGCGTGTTTCAGCTCAGCTTCATCCAGTATCAAGGCTTTTCCTGTGCGGGCGCTTGTCGCCCCAGTACCAGGCTTCGGTAATGCCCCGGATTGCAACCGAACCACTTGCGAAAAGCCTTGTAGAACGAACTGCTGTCGGCAAAGCCCAACCGCTCGGCGATCTCGCCAAGGCCCACCGCGGGGTCGGACAACCAGGCAATGGCCTGCTCGCGGCGTACGCTGTCCTTGAGCCCTTGGTAGGTTTGCCCCTCCTCCACCAGGCGCCGGCGCAAGGTTGAAAGAGAGATGCACAACCCGCCAGCCACGGCTTCGGCATCCGGCAAGCCGGCCGGGTCCATGCGCCGCAACTGATCACGGATGCGCCGCGCCAGGCTGGCGGGGTCACGGTATTTCACCAGGATATTATCCGGCGCACCGGCGAGAAACCGCTGCAACTCCTCTTCGCTGCGCTTTAGCGGCAGTTCCAGGCAATCAGACGCGATGATCATGCGCGTACGCGGGCGCTCAAAGCAGAGGTTTTCCGAAAACATCACCCGATAGTCGTCACAGAACGGCGGCTCGGCACAGCGCAGGTCAATGGCCAGGATAGGGATGCGCCGCCCGGCCAGCCAGCAGGCCACCCCATGCACGATCATCCAGAACGTGAAATAGGTGAATGCGCGGCGCGGTTCGTCACGCGGTTCGTTGATGACGATCTCCGCCAGGCCTGCCTGGCGCACCAGGCTGGGCTGCATGTCTTCGAGCATCAGCGACAGGAACGCCAGCGCGGTTTCCAGGCCGGCGCCCAAGGTCGGCTGACCCATGCTGGCACGGCACATGAACGCCAGGCTGCCGCTGCGCAGGCCGCGCGGATCCATCGCGAAAAACTCGTCGTTGCAGCGCCGTGCCAGCAAGCGCCACAGCCGAGCATAGGACTCGGCACTGACCCGCGCCTCTGGAAGGTGCAATTGTTCAACGGCAATGCCTGCCCGGGCCAGCAAGCCGCTATCAGGCTTACCGGCGGGGCAGGTCTGCAACAGCGCTTCGCGCACCAGTTGCATCGAAATCGTATCTTTGTCGCTCATCGACGGTCCTGTCGGCTGGTTGCCGGCCATCTTAGGCTGCCACGCTGAAAACAGCCATCACAGCCCCGCCGCCAGCCCCAGGAATGCCTGGATAAGGCGCAATTCTCGACGACGCTCCAGGCAACCAATCAAGTGTTGGTTGATCAGGCCCTCGCCAGATAAGGGTCGTGCGACCACCCGTGGGTCATTGGCCACTTCAGTTGATGAAACAACGCCAATACCCAACTCCGAGGCCACCGCCTCGGTCACCGCCTCACGGCTGTCCAGCTCCAGCAATACACGCGGTTGCACACCCGCCTTGGTGCAGGCCTTGTCGAAGGTACGCCGGGTGGTGGAGCTGGGTTCGCGCAGCACCATGATCTGCTGGTGCAGCTTGGCCAACGGCAAGTCTTCCTCATCGCTCGCCCAGGCATGCCCCGCCGGCAACAAGGCACACAGGCGAGACTCACAAAGACTTTGCAAATGCAGCCCCCTGCGCGGCTCGATCTCGGTCAGCACAGCCACGTCGGCATGCTCGCTGAGCAACGCAGCCAGGGTTTCCTGAGCATTGCCCAGGCGCAGGTTGACGGTGATGCCCGGGTAGCGCTCGCGCAACAGCGCCAGCATCGGCATCACCCGGTGCGGGCCATCGGCTGCCACCTCCAGGCGCCCGGTCAGCAACTGGCGATTGGCTTCGAGCATGGCCTGTGCTTCTTCGGCCAGGCCAAACATGGCGCGGGTGATGGCCGCCAGGCGGATGCCTTCTTCAGTCAACTCCACACGCCGTGCGGTGCGCCGCAGCAAGGTGATCTGGTAGTGCTCCTCCAGGGCCTTGACGTGCCCGGTCACCGCCGGCTGGCTGATGAACAGGCGCTCGGCAGCACGCGTAAAACTACCCTCTCGGGCCACCGCGTCGAAGGCACGTAGCTGGAACAGGTTCATATTTATCGGCCTGACTTATAGCTGGGATAACAACAAACAATTTGATTGATGACAGCCCGGATTGCAACCTAGGACCCGTAGTTTCACTCCACCGCTTGTGAGGAAAAACGGAATGAGCAACGCCCCTATCTTGCTGACCCCCGGTCCCCTGACCACATCAATCCGCACCCGCCAAGCCATGCTGGTGGACTGGGGCTCCTGGGACCGTGACTTCAACCAGCTGACTGCCAGCGTCTGCGAACAACTGCTGGCGATCATCGATGGCACCGCCAGCCACCACTGCGTGCCCCTGCAAGGCAGCGGCACCTTTGCCGTGGAAGCCGCCATCGGCACCCTGGTGCCACGCGACGGCAAGGTCCTGGTGCTGATCAATGGCGCTTATGGCCAGCGCCTGGCAAAGATCTGCAAAGTGCTGGACCGCACCTACAGCACCTTCGAAACCGCCGAAGACCAGCCCACCACTGCCGCTGATGTCGACAGGCTGCTGGCTGCCGACCCGGCCGTGACCCACGTGGCACTGATCCACTGCGAAACCAGCACCGGCATCCTCAACCCGCTGCCCGAAATCGCCCAGGTGATCAAACGCCACGGCAAGCGCCTGATCATCGATGCCATGAGCTCGTTCGGCGCGCTGCCGATCGATGCCCGCGAAATCCCCTTCGAAGCGCTGATCGCCGCCTCCGGCAAGTGCCTGGAAGGCGTGCCCGGCATGGGCTTCGTCTTCGCCGAAAAAACCGCCCTGGCCGCCGCCGAGGGCAATGCCCACTCGCTGGCCATGGACCTGTACGACCAGCACGCCTACATGGCCAAGACCGGCCAGTGGCGCTTCACCCCGCCCACCCATGTGGTCGCGGCCCTGCACGAAGCACTGCAGCAATACAACGAGGAAGGCGGGCTGCCTGCGCGCCACCAACGCTATGCCGACAACTGCAAGACCCTGCTCGACGGCATGGCCGCCATCGGGCTGCGCAGCTTCCTGCCAGCTGACATCCAGGCGCCGATCATCGTCACCTTCCACGCACCAAACGATCCCCGCTACCAGTTCAAGGACTTCTACGAGCGGGTCAAGGCCAAGGGCTTCATCCTCTACCCGGGCAAGCTGACCCAGGTCGAAACCTTCCGCGTCGGCTGCATTGGCGTGGTCGGTGCCGATGGCATGCAGGCCGCCGTGAATGCCGTGGCCGAAGTGCTGCGGGAAATGGAAGTGCTGGACATCTGACCCTTTGCCCACCCGAATTCAGGAATTAGCGCACATGAACTACAGCAACCCCACCCAGCTGCAAGCCGCCATCCTCGACTGGGCCGGCACCGTGGTCGACTTCGGCTCTTTCGCCCCCACCCAGATCTTTGTCGAGGCCTTTGCCGAGTTCGACGTGCAAGTGTCCATCGAGGAAGCCCGTGGCCCGATGGGCATGGGCAAATGGGACCACATCCGCACCCTGTGCAACGTGCCGGAAATTGCCGAACGCTACCGCAAGGTGTTCGGCCGCACGCCGACCGACGACGACGTCACCGCCATCTACAACCGCTTCATGCCGCTGCAGATAGAAAAGATCGCCGTGCACTCGGCGCTGATCCCCGGTGCGCTGGACACCCTTACCGGGCTTCGCCAGGATGGCCTGAAGATCGGCTCGTGCTCGGGCTATCCGAAGGTAGTGATGGACAAGGTGGTGGAACTGGCGGCGCAGAACGGCTACGTGGCCGACCACGTGGTGGCCACCGACGAAACCCCTAACGGCCGACCATGGCCAGCCCAGGCCCTGGCCAACGTGATTGCACTGGGTATTGACGATGTGGCGGCCTGCGTGAAGGTCGACGACACCGTGCCAGGCATTCTCGAAGGCCGCCGTGCCGGCATGTGGACCGTGGCACTGGTGTGCTCGGGCAACGCCCTGGGGCTGACCTGGGATGGCTTCCGGGCGCTGAGCGCCGAGAAGCTGGAAAGCGAGCGCACGCGCATCCACGCACTGTTTGCCAGCTCGCGTCCGCACTACCTGATCGACACCATCAACGAACTGCCTGAAGTGATCGCCGACATCAACCGGCGCCTGGCCAAAGGCGAGATGCCACAAGCCTTCTGAAGCCGTGCGCAAGGCCTGCAGGAGCGGCCTCGTGTCGTGATCGGGCTGCGCAGCAGCCCCAGCAATCCAGCCCTTTTTGCTGAATCCGAGGGGCCGCTCTGCGGCCCGATCGTGACACAAGGCCGCTCCTGCAAAGGACCGCGCCAGCCGGCCAAATCAAGCAGGCAATCTGGGTCGCTTTTCAGCCTGGATCTGTACATTGAGTTGCCGCTGCAAGTTCCCAAAAATGGGCCATCCCTGTCCT belongs to Pseudomonas putida NBRC 14164 and includes:
- a CDS encoding AraC family transcriptional regulator; translated protein: MSDKDTISMQLVREALLQTCPAGKPDSGLLARAGIAVEQLHLPEARVSAESYARLWRLLARRCNDEFFAMDPRGLRSGSLAFMCRASMGQPTLGAGLETALAFLSLMLEDMQPSLVRQAGLAEIVINEPRDEPRRAFTYFTFWMIVHGVACWLAGRRIPILAIDLRCAEPPFCDDYRVMFSENLCFERPRTRMIIASDCLELPLKRSEEELQRFLAGAPDNILVKYRDPASLARRIRDQLRRMDPAGLPDAEAVAGGLCISLSTLRRRLVEEGQTYQGLKDSVRREQAIAWLSDPAVGLGEIAERLGFADSSSFYKAFRKWFGCNPGHYRSLVLGRQAPAQEKP
- a CDS encoding acetyl-CoA C-acyltransferase; protein product: MTLANDPIVIVSAVRTPMGGLQGDLKSLTAPQLGSAAIRGAVERAGIDAASVEQVLFGCVLPAGLGQAPARQAALGAGLDKHTTCTTLNKMCGSGMQAAIMAHDLLLAGTADVVVAGGMESMTNAPYLLDKARGGYRMGHGKIIDHMFMDGLEDAYDKGRLMGTFAEDCAQANAFSREAQDQFAITSLTRAQDAISSGRFAAEIVPVEVTEGKEKRVIKDDEQPPKARLDKIPQLKPAFREGGTVTAANSSSISDGAAALVLMRRSEAEKRGLEALAVIHGHAAFADTPALFPTAPIGAIDKLMKRTGWNLADVDLFEINEAFAVVTLAAMKHLDLPHDKVNIHGGACALGHPIGASGARILVTLLSALRQNNLRRGVAAICIGGGEATAMAVECLY
- a CDS encoding NEL-type E3 ubiquitin ligase domain-containing protein, with protein sequence MANPTEIPTAQTPTRASATDAFIGKLLPEWLRAATPQQIKRLRNLFKDHKAGQDSVRAATRGLVPLQTFALDKLGTLLEGRLPAGSKLNELEWLEPEGGVVSDGFLGFSLGTIEVRQSALLRLMQNFPSGATPLRGEFVVNGGRKVLYRADDAFVKACRDLDTGRLYQTLIDQTFNAQTCKLLVAEKRAGLRLAAELAVIQGELNEQVCEALAEVADAKHSEGLHLQGYPGLLTMLGKPVADALVIALRDAAGEASGWVLYLPSDPSQALHHFLTLGQMHQAMVKRLNAPEYQDYFIQLIALEDRQDFVQLLQTRLKDPEPDLQMDGTTGQGDVSVRLVEQQVKRIKSDASLLLVPLAQADARAAKQRQASWKSLGWDVANLAGMFVPVVGELLLGRMLVQTVSGVYEGVTDWAYGHQHEALEHLLGVAETLAQVAVTGAVIGATGHFVRSRFVDGLEPVRLDNGQQRLWSSDLTVYESTPDERTLADDGLYGSGTRRWMRSGDRYHEVHRPQVQGPWRLRHPRGDETFGPVVEFNGERSWHVRSARPQTWDDSARMLDTLWPFQALLSTEHAQQIVHMAGMNKDILRGLIIENRPLPVTLRETLRRFDANTRIEAFFTSLGDASVVGGDAEIQAWCLARPGMTDLDPAALKAALLQQQPQLEGPLLQHLTRVRLPDDPVARLVKRDFPHLPDAYVAEVVAEADNAQAKLSRLGRLSVKMATKARFLSQVARLDRAVQGVFLSSDYTDEAGELVINLLSRLPNWPSQLGVELRDGSPYGRLLTRLSAMSTEGETVSMVHVHGRFRLFDGQGYEHSAEVAEPGTIFQALAALLTPEQLGRMGLPAEQPAALLRAKLQALVPDTRTARLHLLGWREQAPWFNPGQRLTNGRVGYLLSGRGEAGTGLQQLLRARLGVLYRGLGDVELEQEAIRLQGFGDQAFQHLLDLEDSYNRLDRALNQWYGSELNEARQTCRKVVADSIRRAWRFQGEQVYDSEGNTIGQRLRLEGPSITTLPSLPLSVDFPRLVSLVVNDTAVTVVPVDFLHGLTALTELNLVGNQLSAVPIGIAYLIELRTLRLARNNIHLNISSISAINRLPRLEAVDLSYNPLGQYPVPYNQLSHLRELDLQHCRLGVWPSGLELCSSLEKVNLSGNHLKVIPEVVLRMPQYFRHMFVVVRNPLSTYDVQRLYAFDVILEEGVMPAPSLKGLQRARSLWVEGSEASTLEARGRQWDELAGMPDSVGLFALVEQLERTTDYVNASEYLRGNLWTLLDALCSNTALRLEVFAELRPPFGSINRVVRRFSDLLKRAAIAQAENNTSPDRGNQLLNLGRGLFRLEQVERRATAETARRAAQGQFVDDDTIDTINLYFRVKLHEVLQLPFQPQTMDASETAGVSDAAIAQALRRVKDAETLLNLSRSLAQREFWQRYLCERSSEYFTNLERVYRDRVQLIEQQRAELAPAEVTQRLDDLVIERDQDERALLVQLTHQLLYGKERGQA
- a CDS encoding SDR family NAD(P)-dependent oxidoreductase, whose translation is MHIANKHFIVSGAASGLGAATAQMLVEAGAKVMLVDLNAQAVEAKARELGDNARFAVADISDEQAAQAAVDAAVSAFGSLQGLVNCAGIVGAEKVLGKQGPHGLASFAKVINVNLVGSFNLLRLAAAAMAEGAADEAGERGVIINTASIAAYDGQIGQAAYAASKGAIASLTLPAARELARFGIRVMTIAPGIFETPMMAGMTEEVRASLAAGVPFPPRLGRPQEYAALARHIIENSMLNGEVIRLDGALRMAAK
- a CDS encoding AMP-binding protein codes for the protein MRDYAEAARAFDPAQAASAALHGHLEALNACVECCDRHAGDGKLALIHEDRDGTSARYSFDQLKAQAARFANVLKAQGVGAGDRVAGLMPRTPELLVTILATWRLGAVYQPLFTAFGPKAIEHRLEQSHARAIVTDSHNRAKLDEVQACPSIITVRARSGELDFQQCLDAASPVCEPVMRTGNDPFLLMFTSGTTGPAKPLEVPLRAIVAFQGYMRDAIDLRPEDNFWNLADPGWAYGLYYAVTGPLSLGHATTFYDGPFSVESCAQVIDKLGITNLAGSPTAYRLLIAAGKAFSAPVKGRLRVVSSAGEPLNPEVIRWFAEELDVTIHDHYGQTELGMVLCNHHGLLHPVHLGSAGFAIPGHRIVVLDAQGNELPAGQPGILAVDREQSPLCWFAGYHGQATKAFVGKYYLSGDTVELNQDGSISFVGRSDDVITTSGYRVGPFDVESALIEHPAVIEAAVIGKPDPERTELIKAFVVLANGHVGSVELEETLRQHVRQRLYAHAYPREIEFVSELPKTPSGKLQRFILRNQEVAKQQAQQATPASV